In one window of Thermus aquaticus DNA:
- a CDS encoding DUF72 domain-containing protein: protein MALKIPHLRLRRDGGPRKILVGLQGYRGFPGGFKAYRQVFPTVELSWWHRLPDERTLGRLEALAPPGFLFSALGHKHLTFRPSGEERRTLRRFLRRFRRFGEKRGAVRLLVPQGVEEGAMALWLDLLEAVLEELGPFPLFFQAPEPLRPLLKARGHLLVNEEGPLLYLLDPPGLPEGEGFAYFSSLQALAQALHS from the coding sequence CAGAAAGATCCTGGTGGGGCTCCAAGGCTACCGGGGCTTTCCCGGCGGGTTCAAGGCCTACCGCCAGGTCTTCCCCACGGTGGAGCTCTCCTGGTGGCACCGCCTGCCAGACGAAAGGACCTTGGGCCGCCTCGAGGCCCTCGCCCCCCCGGGGTTCCTCTTTAGCGCCCTCGGCCACAAGCACCTCACCTTTAGGCCAAGCGGCGAGGAAAGGCGCACCCTCAGGCGCTTCCTGAGGCGCTTCCGGCGCTTTGGGGAGAAGCGGGGGGCGGTCCGCCTCCTCGTCCCCCAGGGGGTGGAGGAAGGGGCCATGGCCCTTTGGCTGGACCTCCTCGAGGCGGTGCTGGAGGAGCTTGGCCCCTTCCCCCTCTTCTTCCAGGCCCCCGAACCCTTGAGGCCCCTCCTGAAGGCCCGGGGCCACCTTTTGGTCAACGAGGAGGGACCCCTTCTCTACCTCCTGGACCCCCCCGGGCTTCCCGAGGGGGAGGGCTTCGCCTACTTCTCCTCTTTGCAAGCCCTGGCCCAGGCCCTACACTCATAG